A portion of the Leptidea sinapis chromosome 27, ilLepSina1.1, whole genome shotgun sequence genome contains these proteins:
- the LOC126972862 gene encoding integumentary mucin C.1-like, whose protein sequence is MWVNIITLVFVIIATSETATSRYPENDTLIFIANPVEADMPGHWMPLSVVKVILGGTVKPKKKLYKYKSTTKTTTTEATTMTDPPPPPPTTPVPTTEAATLPLTLELTTPVPTTQELTTPAPTTPTTTPTTTPTTTPTTTPTTTPTTTPTTTPTTTPTTTPTTTPTTTPTTTPTTTPTTTPTTTPTTTPTTTPTTTTTTTTTTTTTTTTTTTTPAPTTPTTTKRRTPPRRKKPTDGHENINA, encoded by the exons a TGTGGGTGAATATTATTACATTGGTCTTTGTTATCATTGCAACATCAGAAACGGCTACTTCTCGATACCCAGAAAATGACACTTTGATATTCATAGCAAATCCCGTGGAAGCGGACATGCCGGGACATTGGATGCCATTAAGTGTAGTCAAGGTTATATTAGGTGGGACTGTGAAGCCGAAgaagaaattatataaatacaaatcaaCGACAAAAACAACAACAACAGAAGCTACTACAATGACTGATCCTCCACCTCCTCCGCCTACTACGCCAGTACCAACAACTGAGGCAGCCACATTACCGTTAACACTAGAGCTGACGACGCCAGTTCCAACAACACAAGAACTAACAACACCGGCACCAACAACACCGACAACTACACCAACAACAACACCGACAACAACACCGACAACAACACCGACAACAACACCGACAACAACACCGACAACAACACCGACAACAACACCGACAACAACACCGACAACAACACCAACAACAACACCGACAACAACACCGACAACAACACCGACAACAACACCGACAACAACACCGACGACAACACCGACGACAACACCGAcgacaacaacaacaacaacgaCGACGACGACTACAACCACTACGACGACGACAACAACACCGGCACCAACAACACCGACAACAACAAAAAGGAGAACACCACCACGACGTAAAAAACCGACGGATGGTCATGAGAATATTAACGCATag